The Amaranthus tricolor cultivar Red isolate AtriRed21 chromosome 6, ASM2621246v1, whole genome shotgun sequence genome has a segment encoding these proteins:
- the LOC130815473 gene encoding fatty alcohol:caffeoyl-CoA acyltransferase-like produces MASLIEDINFARISIPVTIKHKETILPAEPIPVNNGDTLYLSNLDDIIGCRVFTPTVYFYHSTPSRSRQVVKKLRDALALVLVPYYPFSGRIRETKNGKLEIFFGPNQGAFIVEAHSSIALTDLGDLSFPNPSWAPLIYKFPNEGPYQVIDMPLLIVQVTYFKDGGFSLGLRMCHCLCDGIGAMQFFNAWATTAKVGSLVASPEPCWEREYFLPRNPPRIEYPHIEFMSVVDGSSLRRSLCDVKPVQRCYKVTKEFQEKVKSLAKLNNEGRNYTTFDALAAHVWRSWIKALDVKPLDCELRLTFTVNTRHMLKNPPLKEGFYGNAVCVACATSKVEELINKPLNNVANLVHNARVGVNEDYLRSTVDYVEVKRPKKLEFEGKLTITQWTRFLLYESADFGWGRPAYAGPIDLTPTPQVCIFLPEGGINGDGMLVCICLPETTCKIFEELFCLTDIV; encoded by the coding sequence ATGGCTTCCTTAATAGAAGATATCAACTTCGCTCGCATATCAATTCCTGTAACTATCAAACATAAGGAAACAATCCTTCCGGCAGAACCAATTCCTGTTAATAATGGTGACACTCTCTACCTGTCGAATCTAGACGACATTATTGGTTGTCGAGTTTTCACCCCAACGGTGTATTTTTACCACTCAACTCCATCTAGGAGCAGGCAAGTGGTAAAAAAGCTGCGTGATGCTTTAGCTCTTGTGTTAGTCCCTTATTACCCTTTCTCTGGAAGGATTAGGGAAACTAAAAATGGGAAACTAGAGATATTTTTTGGGCCTAATCAAGGTGCTTTTATAGTTGAGGCTCATTCATCTATAGCCTTGACTGATTTAGGAGACCTCTCATTCCCTAACCCTTCTTGGGCACCATTAATATACAAGTTTCCTAATGAGGGACCTTATCAGGTCATTGACATGCCTTTGTTGATTGTTCAAGTGACTTATTTTAAGGATGGAGGCTTTAGTCTTGGTTTGAGGATGTGCCATTGCCTTTGTGATGGCATAGGTGCAATGCAGTTTTTTAATGCTTGGGCTACCACGGCTAAGGTAGGAAGCCTAGTTGCTTCCCCTGAACCATGTTGGGAACGTGAATATTTCCTTCCGCGTAATCCCCCACGCATTGAGTATCCACACATCGAGTTCATGAGTGTTGTGGATGGATCAAGCCTAAGGAGATCACTTTGTGATGTGAAGCCGGTACAAAGATGTTATAAGGTCACTAAAGAGTTTCAAGAAAAAGTCAAGTCATTGGCTAAGTTAAACAATGAAGGTAGGAATTACACTACATTTGATGCTTTAGCTGCTCATGTGTGGAGATCATGGATAAAAGCCCTAGATGTCAAGCCCTTAGACTGTGAGCTGCGTCTCACTTTTACAGTCAACACTCGCCACATGCTTAAGAATCCGCCATTAAAGGAGGGATTCTATGGAAATGCGGTATGTGTAGCTTGTGCGACAAGCAAAGTTGAAGAACTTATCAATAAACCCCTCAACAACGTAGCAAATTTGGTTCACAATGCAAGGGTTGGTGTTAATGAGGATTACTTAAGATCTACAGTGGATTATGTTGAGGTGAAAAGGCCTAAAAAGCTAGAATTCGAAGGAAAATTGACAATAACACAATGGACAAGGTTCCTACTCTATGAATCAGCTGATTTTGGGTGGGGAAGACCAGCTTATGCTGGTCCTATTGACTTGACACCAACTCCTCAAGTTTGTATTTTTCTTCCTGAAGGAGGAATCAATGGTGATGGAATGCTTGTTTGCATTTGCTTGCCTGAAACAACTTGTAAGATTTTTGAAGAGCTTTTCTGCCTCACTGATATAGTTTGA
- the LOC130815548 gene encoding uncharacterized protein LOC130815548: MATLNPGILLKLLQSMNTNTKPTGEHRSALLQVIGILPTLSPSLNNSTNNSNSSINNSSATSNLDLWPNHGFLLQVSDSKNSTYITLSDRDTDLVFSNRIQLGQFIYVDRFVFDSSFPLPSATGIRPVQGRHPFIGSPEGLTIRVSKEKRDFVIQPVVDCNDSIDPILALLQKKRVETKAIKENDEKENIGVTPKRFTSPASNKRAVSAGRRDKEREKERDPSPMVGKLKRSASPVPSKCVVPSLAAAKATEDGRRAGREAAIVVPSRYRQQSPTVGRRAASPAGRRMSLSPARRLSGGGGSSGNRKKSIGGGSGGTGNLKVSEWSLGKSGSGGRKSWDEGGETIKEKGNLGGSLKNNKPDFQAIIRTQVMNLDAFIFLDLSKKGKTKITWLFGCSVLRNIEFWRVQFIMQLWVIWVQGKVRASSNSFGIKENYNHAALSRRLSDANSHESKDDSSVDGKLKSSLPEDSAVSEKPSVLAAEITVHDKKWTDGSVPLDSVSSNLAKLAKEGIQRRGIAATAAAEALQEALAIESIVRSLSMFSDLCTTSKAGNPLPTIDRFLSIYDNALRATAIVESVSLSHCSEASADIVIPTPQSKSASAWVEAALSTDLTIVSLLTGQTTTESPPPSLSKTSSSSKRRSIGSTTKNHSKTSSTMVESSPKETWTRGRGMKDTIELTTNLNSEMEMWFLKFVEESLDAGFRVMNECGNSGSKKLPIECGSIAAILSQLKRINDWLDVVVKKRDQALSDKIEKLKRKIYGFVIQHVGTTFDNSPTISSS, translated from the exons ATGGCGACTCTAAACCCAGGAATCCTCTTAAAACTCCTTCAATCCATGAACACAAACACAAAACCTACTGGAGAACACCGCTCTGCTTTACTCCAAGTCATTGGAATCCTCCCAACTTTATCACCATCTTTAAATAATTCTACCAATAACTCAAATTCAAGCATAAACAATTCTTCTGCTACTTCCAATCTTGATTTATGGCCCAACCATGGTTTTCTTCTTCAAGTTTCTGATTCCAAAAACTCAACCTACATTACCCTTTCTGATCGTGATACTGATCTTGTATTCTCTAACCGTATTCAACTGGGTCAATTTATCTACGTGGATCGCTTTGTATTTGACTCATCTTTTCCTCTTCCGTCTGCTACAGGGATCCGACCCGTGCAAGGGAGACACCCTTTTATAGGGTCCCCAGAAGGGTTAACTATCCGGGTTTCCAAAGAGAAAAGGGATTTTGTTATTCAACCTGTTGTGGATTGTAATGATTCAATTGATCCCATATTAGctcttcttcaaaagaagagaGTAGAAACAAAAGCGATTAAAGAGAATGACGAGAAAGAAAATATTGGGGTTACTCCAAAGAGGTTTACTTCTCCAGCAAGTAACAAAAGGGCGGTTTCAGCTGGAAGAAGAGACAAAGAAAGGGAAAAAGAAAGGGACCCATCTCCGATGGTGGGTAAACTAAAAAGGTCGGCGTCACCAGTGCCGTCAAAATGTGTGGTGCCGAGTTTAGCCGCAGCAAAGGCGACAGAGGatggaaggagagcaggaagagAAGCTGCAATTGTGGTGCCATCTAGGTATCGGCAGCAATCTCCGACAGTGGGGAGACGGGCAGCGTCCCCGGCTGGACGGAGGATGTCATTGTCTCCGGCGAGGAGGCTGTCGGGTGGAGGGGGGAGTTCGGGGAATAGAAAGAAAAGTATTGGTGGTGGTAGTGGTGGGACTGGGAATTTGAAGGTAAGTGAATGGAGTTTGGGGAAGAGTGGTAGCGGAGGAAGGAAGAGTTGGGATGAAGGAGGAGAAACAATTAAGGAAAAGGGTAATTTAGGGGGAAGTTTAAAGAATAATAAGCCCGATTTTCAAGCTATAATTAGGACTCAGGTAATGAATCTTGATGCATTCATCTTTTTGGATTTG TCAAAGAAAGGAAAAACTAAAATTACTTGGTTGTTTGGTTGCTCTGTTTTAAGGAATATTGAGTTTTGGAGAGTACAG TTTATCATGCAGTTATGGGTGATTTGGGTGCAGGGTAAAGTACGTGCATCAAGCAATAGTTTTGGTATAAAGGAAAACTATAACCAT GCTGCTTTGTCACGCCGTTTAAGTGATGCAAATAGTCATGAATCCAAAGATGATTCTTCTGTAGATGGGAAGTTAAAATCCAGCTTACCTGAAGATAGTGCGGTGTCTGAGAAGCCATCTGTGTTGGCTGCTGAAATCACGGTCCATGACAAGAAATGGACTGATGGTAGCGTCCCATTAGATTCAGTATCGTCCAACCTTGCTAAGCTTGCCAAG GAAGGAATTCAGAGGAGGGGTATTGCTGCTACTGCTGCAGCTGAAGCTTTACAGGAGGCTCTGGCTATTGAGTCTATAGTAAGGAGTTTAAG CATGTTCTCGGACCTTTGCACGACGTCTAAAGCTGGAAACCCTTTGCCTACAATAGACAGATTCTTATCCATCTACGACAATGCCTTGCGAGCAACTGCCATTGTAGAGTCAGTTTCATTGAGCCACTGTTCTGAGGCTTCAGCTGATATTGTCATCCCTACACCGCAATCTAAATCTGCCTCAGCTTGGGTTGAAGCTGCTCTCTCTACTGATCTCACCATTGTTTCCCTTCTCACAGGGCAAACCACCACCGAGTCTCCACCACCTTCCCTATCTAAGACTTCATCCTCATCAAAACGCCGGTCCATAGGAAGCACAACGAAGAACCACTCTAAGACATCGTCAACAATGGTGGAATCATCTCCAAAAGAGACATGGACAAGAGGTCGTGGCATGAAGGACACGATTGAGCTCACTACTAATTTGAACTCGGAAATGGAAATGTGGTTCCTGAAGTTTGTGGAAGAATCTTTAGATGCTGGGTTTCGAGTTATGAATGAATGTGGTAATAGTGGGAGCAAAAAATTGCCAATTGAATGTGGATCGATTGCAGCAATATTATCACAGTtgaaaaggataaatgattggTTGGATGTTGTGGTAAAGAAAAGGGATCAAGCTTTGTCTGACAAGATTGAAAAACTAAAGAGAAAGATTTATGGATTTGTTATTCAGCATGTTGGAACAACTTTTGATAATTCCCCTACAATCTCCTCATCTTGA
- the LOC130815549 gene encoding secreted RxLR effector protein 161-like, with amino-acid sequence MKEFELKDLGKIKFCLELQIEYLREDEEILSLDVSYLSAIGALMYLANNKKHDIAFAVDLLARYSNSPTKRHWSGIKHLLCYLRGTKDLALFYRSKQDATLVGYQNAGYLSDPNKAKSQNGYVFTYEGTTRSWRFTYETSRECV; translated from the exons ATGAAAGAATTTGAATTGAAAGATCTtgggaaaataaaattttgcctTGAATTACAAATAGAGTACTTAAGGG AAGACGAGGAGATTCTTAGCCTTGATGTGTCATACTTAAGCGCAATTGGAGCCCTgatgtatctagctaataataaaaaacatgatATTGCTTTCGCTGTTGATTTATTAGCTAGGTATAGTAATTCACCAACAAAGAGACATTGGAGTGGGATAAAACATTTATTGTGCTACCTTCGAGGAACTAAAGATCTCGCATTATTTTATCGATCAAAGCAAGATGCTACTCTTGTTGGATACCAAAATGCTGGATACTTATCAGATCCAAATAAGGCTAAATCACAAAAtggatatgtattcacatatgAAGGTACCACAAGATCTTGGAGATTCACATATGAAACAAGTAGAGAATGCGTCTAG
- the LOC130815472 gene encoding uncharacterized protein LOC130815472 — protein MATLNPGILLKLLQSMNTNTKPTGEHRSALLQVIGILPTLSPSLNNSTNNSNSSINNSSATSNLDLWPNHGFLLQVSDSKNSTYITLSDRDTDLVFSNRIQLGQFIYVDRFVFDSSFPLPSATGIRPVQGRHPFIGSPEGLTIRVSKEKRDFVIQPVVDCNDSIDPILALLQKKRVETKAIKENDEKENIGVTPKRFTSPASNKRAVSAGRRDKEREKERDPSPMVGKLKRSASPVPSKCVVPSLAAAKATEDGRRAGREAAIVVPSRYRQQSPTVGRRAASPAGRRMSLSPARRLSGGGGSSGNRKKSIGGGSGGTGNLKVSEWSLGKSGSGGRKSWDEGGETIKEKGNLGGSLKNNKPDFQAIIRTQAALSRRLSDANSHESKDDSSVDGKLKSSLPEDSAVSEKPSVLAAEITVHDKKWTDGSVPLDSVSSNLAKLAKEGIQRRGIAATAAAEALQEALAIESIVRSLSMFSDLCTTSKAGNPLPTIDRFLSIYDNALRATAIVESVSLSHCSEASADIVIPTPQSKSASAWVEAALSTDLTIVSLLTGQTTTESPPPSLSKTSSSSKRRSIGSTTKNHSKTSSTMVESSPKETWTRGRGMKDTIELTTNLNSEMEMWFLKFVEESLDAGFRVMNECGNSGSKKLPIECGSIAAILSQLKRINDWLDVVVKKRDQALSDKIEKLKRKIYGFVIQHVGTTFDNSPTISSS, from the exons ATGGCGACTCTAAACCCAGGAATCCTCTTAAAACTCCTTCAATCCATGAACACAAACACAAAACCTACTGGAGAACACCGCTCTGCTTTACTCCAAGTCATTGGAATCCTCCCAACTTTATCACCATCTTTAAATAATTCTACCAATAACTCAAATTCAAGCATAAACAATTCTTCTGCTACTTCCAATCTTGATTTATGGCCCAACCATGGTTTTCTTCTTCAAGTTTCTGATTCCAAAAACTCAACCTACATTACCCTTTCTGATCGTGATACTGATCTTGTATTCTCTAACCGTATTCAACTGGGTCAATTTATCTACGTGGATCGCTTTGTATTTGACTCATCTTTTCCTCTTCCGTCTGCTACAGGGATCCGACCCGTGCAAGGGAGACACCCTTTTATAGGGTCCCCAGAAGGGTTAACTATCCGGGTTTCCAAAGAGAAAAGGGATTTTGTTATTCAACCTGTTGTGGATTGTAATGATTCAATTGATCCCATATTAGctcttcttcaaaagaagagaGTAGAAACAAAAGCGATTAAAGAGAATGACGAGAAAGAAAATATTGGGGTTACTCCAAAGAGGTTTACTTCTCCAGCAAGTAACAAAAGGGCGGTTTCAGCTGGAAGAAGAGACAAAGAAAGGGAAAAAGAAAGGGACCCATCTCCGATGGTGGGTAAACTAAAAAGGTCGGCGTCACCAGTGCCGTCAAAATGTGTGGTGCCGAGTTTAGCCGCAGCAAAGGCGACAGAGGatggaaggagagcaggaagagAAGCTGCAATTGTGGTGCCATCTAGGTATCGGCAGCAATCTCCGACAGTGGGGAGACGGGCAGCGTCCCCGGCTGGACGGAGGATGTCATTGTCTCCGGCGAGGAGGCTGTCGGGTGGAGGGGGGAGTTCGGGGAATAGAAAGAAAAGTATTGGTGGTGGTAGTGGTGGGACTGGGAATTTGAAGGTAAGTGAATGGAGTTTGGGGAAGAGTGGTAGCGGAGGAAGGAAGAGTTGGGATGAAGGAGGAGAAACAATTAAGGAAAAGGGTAATTTAGGGGGAAGTTTAAAGAATAATAAGCCCGATTTTCAAGCTATAATTAGGACTCAG GCTGCTTTGTCACGCCGTTTAAGTGATGCAAATAGTCATGAATCCAAAGATGATTCTTCTGTAGATGGGAAGTTAAAATCCAGCTTACCTGAAGATAGTGCGGTGTCTGAGAAGCCATCTGTGTTGGCTGCTGAAATCACGGTCCATGACAAGAAATGGACTGATGGTAGCGTCCCATTAGATTCAGTATCGTCCAACCTTGCTAAGCTTGCCAAG GAAGGAATTCAGAGGAGGGGTATTGCTGCTACTGCTGCAGCTGAAGCTTTACAGGAGGCTCTGGCTATTGAGTCTATAGTAAGGAGTTTAAG CATGTTCTCGGACCTTTGCACGACGTCTAAAGCTGGAAACCCTTTGCCTACAATAGACAGATTCTTATCCATCTACGACAATGCCTTGCGAGCAACTGCCATTGTAGAGTCAGTTTCATTGAGCCACTGTTCTGAGGCTTCAGCTGATATTGTCATCCCTACACCGCAATCTAAATCTGCCTCAGCTTGGGTTGAAGCTGCTCTCTCTACTGATCTCACCATTGTTTCCCTTCTCACAGGGCAAACCACCACCGAGTCTCCACCACCTTCCCTATCTAAGACTTCATCCTCATCAAAACGCCGGTCCATAGGAAGCACAACGAAGAACCACTCTAAGACATCGTCAACAATGGTGGAATCATCTCCAAAAGAGACATGGACAAGAGGTCGTGGCATGAAGGACACGATTGAGCTCACTACTAATTTGAACTCGGAAATGGAAATGTGGTTCCTGAAGTTTGTGGAAGAATCTTTAGATGCTGGGTTTCGAGTTATGAATGAATGTGGTAATAGTGGGAGCAAAAAATTGCCAATTGAATGTGGATCGATTGCAGCAATATTATCACAGTtgaaaaggataaatgattggTTGGATGTTGTGGTAAAGAAAAGGGATCAAGCTTTGTCTGACAAGATTGAAAAACTAAAGAGAAAGATTTATGGATTTGTTATTCAGCATGTTGGAACAACTTTTGATAATTCCCCTACAATCTCCTCATCTTGA